The Paenibacillus mucilaginosus 3016 genome includes the window ATGAATAGATTGCCCACATGGACAAACCTATACCGACTAAAATCCATATCCATTTCACTGATTTCTGGCTTCTGATGCTCAATTCTGCTCCCCTCCCCGGCAAAAGTGAGTGCAACCAGTCAGCATCCGTAAATGAGATGCGGACTGGTTGATCACTTCAATCGTTATTTCTTGTAGACTTCATCGATTGCCGCCTGGAAAGGCGTTTTGTACGTCTCGATGACCGTGGATACGGATTGGCCTTTGTTAATATCGTCAGCGAACTTATAATAAGGCATGCTCGGGAACGAAGCTAAGCTGTCGAGATAGAATCTGTTAGACGCTACTTTAACATTATTGATATCAACTTCGTTATCAAACAACGTCTCGTACCAAGATTGGAGATAATAGTTATAAATGGAGTCGTATGTCTCTATTTTCTCCCAGATATAAACGAGCTGCTCCGGATTCTCTACTGCCTTCGGAATTACCATTGCCCACGGATTGCTATCAGGTGTATTGTAGGAAGTTCCGTTCGGTCCTTTAGGGAAAGGAATAAAGCCGAACTCGAAATCCTTCATGTCTTTCTTTAGACCTTCCGCCTCATAAGCTCCACTTAAATACAACAACGTGTTACCTTGACGGAAAAATTGACTTGGCTCCGTCCAATCGCCGCCCTCGGAAGGTCTGACGAGTTTTTCAGTACTCAGTTTGGAGAGGAAATTCAAAACTTCAACGGTTCTAGGATCATCCAGGCTCTGCTTGTCCTCTTTCGTCAAGCCTGTCTCGTTTGAGGCAAGCGCTGAATCCAAAAACCCGGCACCTGCCAATCCCCATGTATCAAGCTTTCCATCGTTGTTCGTATCTTTATTAGCCTCTTTGATCACTTGAATGAACGTTTCCCAGTTCCAATTATCTTCATCAACATATTCTTGAAGCGGTTTCATGCCGAGATTCTTCATCAACGTGCGGTTGTAGAAGAAACCGGTTGCTCCACCCGGGTACCCGCCAAAGCCATACCCTCTCCCTTTATACTGCATAATCTTATTCGATACATTCGGATCGAACACTTTGTCATTTTTCGTATATTCGTCAACCGGCCACAACAGATCTTGACTTACCAGCGTTGGAATGGCGTACGATCTGGCTAAGCTGATGATATCGCCTACCGGTTCGCCAGCAAGCAGTGAGGCTGTAACCTTGTTCTGGTACTCGGCTTGATCGAGGACAACGTATTCAACTTTGAAATTATGTTTCTTCATCAGAGCTTCAAGGTTCTTCTTCCTTTGGATATTATCAGGATTGTCTTCCGGGATTTCCAAACTCCAGAAGTTTACAATCTTAATCACTCTGCCGCCCATATCAAAATCCATCTCCGGCGTTTCCTTGGAATCGCCCGCGCCTTCTGCAACGTCATTGGTCCCCTCGGAAGCATTCGTCGCCGCCGAGTCGTTGGAAGAATCCTCCGAAGCTGCATTTGTGCGTACTGGATCGTTCTTGCTATTGCTGCTGTTTCCGTTGCCGCTTCCGCCGCTGCAAGCTGCTAAAGAAAATATCAACATCAGACTAACAAGCAGCATAACCAGTTTTTTATTCATATTCATCCCCCTGCAATTTTAATGTAACCGTTGTCAATTCAATACAATATCAATCTTGCCGTTCGATCATTCCGCGCTTATCACCTCCTGGCCGCTCAACGCCGCAGCGCAATTGAAAGCCATATCGAATTCATTGCACGCGTATGAGATGAATGAAATCCACAACGTGTCCCTTACTTCTAAAAAAATCATATTGTAAAAAATGGATGCAAACCTTCATCTTTTGGACATGAAAATAGCAACATTTAGTCATGATCCTACGAAGTCGGCGTCATAACTCCCTTTTCGCACGAGCAAAAAAACGCGCAAGCGAGCCGAGCGTTATGCTCGAATCGCTTACGCGCGTTTTACGTTTGTAATCGCAATGCGACTACTTCCATGTGAAATTCGAATCTATAGTGTGTAAGCCTTTTCATTAATTTTAGTATGAATTTTGTAACAATCTAAGGCGTTATCTGTATCTACACACTCATTATAAAATCTTACATGTACAGGGGCTAAAATACGACAAAGGTTAATCGTAGACAAAAATGATAGATGATCCATTTTTGTGGAGGGCGATATCTTGAATACCGTTTATTTGAACTGGTTTACGGATGACGAGCAATTCCCGTTTTTTATCCAGTATGGCGGGCACGAAGAAGATACGAATCTTCATCAGCATGAAGACTTCACCGAACTCGTCATTGTATTGAACGGGAACGCTACGCACGTTGTAAATTCAGAAACTTACTTTATTAAGACGGGAGACGTATTTGTCATTCATGAGGCTACCCCCCATGCTTACATAAATCCTCATGAATTTAAAATTTGCAATATTATGTTTCGATCCGAATTATTTCGAATTGCCGGTCCGGATTTAAAAGTATCCAACGGTTTCAAGGCACTTTTCGTTTTGGAACCTTTTTATTACAATCTTCAACCTTTTCATAGCAGGCTCAGTTTGTCTGTTCCAAGCATGGAACACGTCTCATCCGTCATCTCCGTCATGATCAACGAATACAACGAGAAACTTCCATGCCATCAGACGATGCTTATTTCCCGGTTTATGGAACTTGTAGTTTATTTATCCAGACAGTATGACAGTCAGAAGAATGGCATGGACCGCAACCTGATGCATTTGGCTAATGCGCTCTCCTACATTGAAGATCATTATCTGGAGCCTCTTACGCTGGAGGAAATTGCGGCCAAATCCAATATTTCGGTTAGACATCTGAATCGGATCTTTCAATCTTATTATCAAACGACACCCATTTCATACCTGCAACAACTTCGTTTGTCGCGCGCGCGTACGTTGCTCCGGCAATGCAGACTCCCCATCACGAACATCTCCTACGAATGCGGGTTTAACGACAGCAACTATTTCACGCGACGGTTTACCAAAGTTTACGGACTATCCCCCAGAGCCTATAGACAGACTATGCGATGACATCTCCCTCCTGCATCATATTCCCTCCCGAAACATCCAACAAATCTATTTGAGAGTTTGACCACTTGTCTCTCACAATCATCCCACCTCCAATACGTTGGGGGTGGAAATGGATTGTCAACACAAAACTGAACAACAATTATGAGGGCGCTTTTTTAGCTATTAGGGGGTAAGATAGCCGAGGGTACCGTGGATGCAATGATGAAAAAACCAGGTGGACATAGACATTAGTTGAACAAAGGTCAGCGGCAGTCTAAGACTTTATTCTTCAGTCTTGGTCCGCCGCTGCTTCGTTTTATTAGTCAGTCTAATGCTTAACTCCACCGTTTCCGCTTCAAGATCGCATGGCTCGGATTATTTGCCGGACATGCTTGATTTCGTCCTCATACCCGTCCGTAAAATCTCTTGTTCCACCTGAACCTCCACCCAGCATGTCGGAAAAATGTCGCCCCACTTATCCTTCATTTTCTTCCATGCTTTCGGCTGATCCCGTTCCACCACTTCCAAGAATCCAAAAATATCGCTGTTCATGCGTTGAACCGCCTTCACGGCCTCCTCGACATTCCGCTTCGTTACCACTTTCCATTGCTGCTGCAGATTTCGGATCTCGGGCGATTTAGTGAGGTCCGCCGGGCAATCCGCTTCTCCAACCTTACCGGTTTGGGGATCAAAATATGGATGACCGGCGATGTTGTCCGGCGATCTCGTCATATACTTGCGGGAGCAGATTTGTTTTCGCGGTGTGGCCGTTGTGCGCCCAGACGATCGACTTCCCAAGTTTCTCCTCCGTCCATCTGGCATTTTCGTACATCGCAATATCATACTGATTGTAAAAGTCTTTAGGTTTCTCCGGTAAGTATCCCATCATTTTGGTAAAATGTTCGATGACGGCAGCATGCTGTTCGATCCAGGTGAATTCTGGGGATTCCCCGTTCAATTCCGAAAGATTCATGTAAATGTACGCATCCTTCGTTCGGGGATAAGGTCTTTAAACGTATCGTTCATAAGTGGCACAAGTTCCGGTTTATGCAGTTGCACATACTCTATGATCGATTCATAGACATTTTCGCTAATCGTTTTCACATGCCTATGATACGCACTTTTTGATCATTGTCTGGATTGTTATTATAGACCCGAATCCATTCAATCAGATCGGTCATTTCTTTCGTATTAAATATAAGGTAACCCCACTGCTCCGGACGACAGCGCATGCCTTGTCGCGAACGGTTCCCGGCGTGACGACCTCTGCGTCGATGGCTAGCTGCGAATCGCCGCTAGCAGATGTCGGATCGAGGCATCCGAGACCGAGTCCGACATGCCCACTTTCAACTGCTTTCGAACACATCTCCCACGCTGCCGCATCAACGATGACGGCAACAAGCGTCTCCCGTCAACCCAACTCTAGCAGCCGCTTCAGAACGAGGGTCAAATCCATTCGCCGGTATCCGACAAAATGACCGGTCTCGCCGCCTCCTCTGCCGCCGCTTGTAATGCTTCATCCAAGGAATAAGCTTCTGTCGTGAAGCCGAATTGCTCACTTCGGTCCCAGAAAGCATTGGGTGATAAGCCGTCATATGACAGTAAATACGCCTCATGGTGACATAATGGCATCTTGGCAGTATGACAATTACTTTGCAATACTCGGGGAGACAAATCGCTTCGCAATGAATGTCAAACAATAACCCTGGGGAGGAAAAAAATGAACAAGAAATTATTAACGAGGCTGGCGCTTACTACAATAGGTAGTATAAGTTTGGCCGGTTGTTCCACAGAAGAAATCCCATCAACACCATCCAGTTCGGGCAATACGCCTGCATCTAAACTTGAAACTGCCATGAAGGACAACCAGACTCCATTACAGTGGCTGGAGAAGAATGCAAGCAAATTAACAACAACAGAGCCTCGTGCTTCTTTGGAAGATTTACAACCACTTAAAGAGATGATAGGATCTGCTTCTATTGTTGGTTTAGGCGAAGCTTCTCATGGCATGCATGAAATATTCACGATGAAACACCGTATCGTACAGTATATGGTTACGGAATTGGGGTTTACAAACCTTGTCTTAGAGGAGAACTGGGGGAAAGGATTGATGCTTGATCAATATGTTCTTACAGGTAAAGGGCATCCAGGCAAAATTCTTAGCCCCGTGTTTAACAATAAAGAAATGACGCAAATGTTGGAATGGATTCGTGACTACAATGCCAATCCCAAACATCCCAACAAAGTACGTGTAATCGGGATGGATCAAAAAAAATTAGATGAACATGTGTTTAACAAAATTTCGGACTATATCCAACAATCTAATCCGAATTTGATTTCTCAATTAAATGACAAAATGAAAGAGCTTATTTCCGCAACAAAAGATGAAGAAAGTTTTGAGAAACTGCCGAAAGATGAGAAAGAAAAGCATCTTTCCAATGCCCGGTCTATTATTGAGCTGCTAGAAAAAAATAAAGTTAATGCCGGCAAGCAAAAAGAAGCTTACGCATGGGCATTGCATAGCGCCCGTATTATCGAGCAATTTATTCATATGCTTTTAGCTGAACAACAGCCGGAGTTCTTCTTAAGACATGATATTGCAATGTATGAAAATGCGAAGTGGACACAAGAACAATGGGGGAAAACCATTGTATGGGGTCATAACGGACATATATCCAAAACCAATACTCTTCCATTCGTATATCCGGAGATGTCAGGACAACATTTGGCTAAACATTACGGCGACAAATACGTATCCATCGGGACTTCAATCCATTCAGGTTCATATAACGTTGTTAATGAAAGCGGCAAATTCGGTCCATACGGAACGGTTAGAATCGATGACCCCCATAGCATTAACTATACCGTCGGACAAGTCAAACATGATCAATTTTTTGTAGACTTGCGCAAAGCAAGCGGTTCGGTGAAAACTTGGTTAGATGAAACCCGTCCTCTATTTGCCGGAATAACAGCATTGGGGCCTGAAGTACCTTTGTTTGTAGACGCTGCATTCGGCAAGACATTTGACATCTTTTTCTATATCAAAAAGGTCACTCCATCACAAATGAATGAATAATACGATTCCTTAATCAAAAGGAGAAACGAAATGAACAAAATTTCTATGCTCACTGTATCGACAATGATTACCGCGACTCTATTACTGCCATTATCAGGAACTGGTTTTGCAAAGCAGACGGATCCCCTCGTTACTACTTACAGTCAAGATTCGCAGACCAAAGCCAAGCAACTTATCGATGAAGCTGCTAACCATCAAAATATACCGGGCATAATTGTAGCTTCCTCAAACAAAGGATCAAAATGGGCATATGCTTCCGGTGAAGCAAGCATTTACGGTACTGACCCGGTTAAGACGAATTTTACTTTCCGGATAGGTAGTCTAACAAAGACGTTTACTGCAATGGTCATTCTTCAGCTTGTTGATGAACAAAAACTGAACCTGGATGACACGATAGAAAAATGGCTGCCTGATGTTGTTAAGGGTACTGAATATGAAGGGGATCATATCACGATTCGGCAACTATTAAACCAAACAAGCGGTATTCCTGACTATTCAGAACACAAGGATATTCTCGATAAATTACTTCCAAACCCGTTACATTCCTTTACTGTTGACGAATTAGTTCGTTCTGGACTGAACATGAAGGCAACCTCTAAGCCTGGAGAGAAATGGGTTTATTCCAATACGAATACGGTACTTGCAGGGATGATTATTAAGAAGGCTACTGGAGAAACATACGGGCAACATATTAGGAAACGTTTCATAGCTCCCCTTAAGCTAACGAGCACTTATGTACCCGACGACTACTCGTTTATTCCAGGTGAACATGCACGAGGATACTTCGTACTCGACGGTCAATTCATAGATAGAACCGAAATGAATCCCTCTTGGGCAGATGCTGCGGGATCTATGATCTCCACAGCGGATGATCTGAATACATTCTTCAGTGCCATACTTAGTGGCAAGCTATTAAAACCAGCTACTTTAGATCAGATGTTAACTGGGGTTGAAACTCCAGTAGGTGAATACGGCTTGGGGATCGTTGGAACAAAGCTTACGAATGGTATTACGATTTGGGGGCATGGCGGCAACTTTCCAGGATTCGCAACGTTCGCAGGTGGAACTCGCGGCGGGGATTATGTACAAACCCTTAATATTAATGCGATGCCTTCTGAAATTAATACGTTGCCTCTTTCCAAAAGCATTGCCGAGCAACTCATTGGCTCTTCATCACATTAAGAACACCAGCAAGCTGGCACCGGAAATTTCCTATTCCGGTGCCAGCTTGCTGCCATCGCGGCCCCGACCGTTTCCTCTGCCCGCGACGGAATGTCAGAGCCGCTCCGCCGGCGGTGGCGCTGGCTGCCCCTGCAGGGGGACGTGTTCCGACGTGTAGCTGTATATTTGTTCCACCAGCGCTGAAGCCAGAGTGATCTTATGCTGCCCCCTGGCGAAGCCATCCCCTGCGCAAGCAACGTGCCGGGCAGAAACCTTCAGATAAATGTAATTTACTTCCAATTTAAGTCCAAATTGGTTATAATACAAATAAAGATATACCGGGAGGTGCCGCAATTGCTATTCTTTAAATTACAACCTTTATTCAAAATTATCGCTTTCGGTCTCTCTATTTATGGCCTCTATGCAATAATCTCGGCGATATTGGGAGTTTTTTAACTTACGAAGGTTGTCGAGGCAAACATCCCATACTTTATTTGACCAGTATTAAATCGTAATAATTAATGGAGTCTGCCGATCGGGTAGCCTCCTTATGTTATTCAGCTAACGTTCCCAGTCCCTCAGTATTAAGGATTTATCTCACGTATGCTCACTCATTCGCAGGATTTCATAACCTTAAATTGCCGGAATAAGTCAGGAAATAAACCACAGACATCCATAAGATCAGTTTTTGGGTATGCGGGAATAGAAGAAACGCTCAGATACATTTCCCTGGGGTCTTCTCTACTGCACGCATACTCCACAATCCCTTGGAGACTAACCATCCCAAGGCTCTACGGGTCTGTGCCCTTACATTCCTTCGTTACACCTGTCCAAGGTGTGGAGACCGATAGCGTTTAGCGGATGGGTCTGTGCCCTTTTGAGGAACGAACTCGGTCCTCCGTGCTTTCTTTGTTCGAAATCCTGCGAATGAGTCAATCCACGTCTGAGCTTACATTCTTACGCTGCTTGAACCAAAGGGTGCACTGTTTTTTCAGGAGTGAAGGACTCTCCACTGTGTACCATTCCAATTAATATCCGCGCCAGTTTCCCCAGCAGTTTAAGTATCGAATTCTGTTTGCTCATATGCTTTACTTTTAGATTATCCTCATGTAACTGTCGGAAGAGCGGATTGACTCCTGTCAGGGTTAGGGTAGCAAGATACATGTACTTCCGGAGAACGGCACTCCCTCGCTTGGAGAGTATAACCTCCCCTTTGCGTTTACCCGACATACTTTCCGCTAGGTTTAAACCGGCTTTCCTTAGCAGTTGACGCCCATGAGCATACTGCGTTAAATCGCCTGCGCCAGAGAGAATAGCCGCAATATAAATGGTGCCCAGACCTTTAACTGAACGCATTTGGCCAGCAATTGGGATGTCTTCGAGCAGCAATGCGACGTCCCTTTCAATCTGTTCTAAATGACTTTCGATTCGTTCATACTCTTCAATTCACCGCCCTAGATCCTGCTTGGCCTCATGGAGCGATGTAATGTCCCCTACACTCTGGTTCGCCTTAAAAAGCAGTTCCGCGGCTTTCTGAATGCCTGAGCAGCCGCCAGCTCGCTGCATGTGTTTTCTAAGCCAGCGGATAATACGATTTTGCAGCCGTACGCTGCCCGTAACCCAGAATTCCCGGTCACTCATCATGACTTTCAGCCGCTGATAGCTTTCGGTCTGCCGACTGTACTCGTAGTAATAACCACGGCTAACCACATCTGCAATAACCAGTGCATCCTTTGGATCACTCTTGGATTGACAGTTATCCCGATTTTCCTTGTTCCTTTTGGCGCGCTGCAGCTTTTCAAACCCTTCTGCTGTGTTCTTGAAGGAAAGATGCCGAGTGGAAAGGACGATTCCCCGGACGCGTGTCCAATTCATCATGGTTTCAGCCATTATAAGCAGTATAGAACAAGACGAATTCTATCTGCCCTAGTACAGGTGACAAGATATAGTGACTATGATTCAAAGTGTGCCAAAAACCCATAAACATCAATGGTTTACATATAGCGACTATATAAAAAATAAACGCCCCTTTTGTTAGACATTTAGCCAAGCTTTCCAACATAGTCACAAGTACAGTCGCTATACTTGTGACTACGTTGGTAAAGCTAACAGGAGTGAGACAGGTTGGAGGAGAACGTACGACTAAAGCATACTTGGAGACTCGCGGCAAGCTACTGTACTTCGATCATGAAAGCTAACAACACGTGAACACAGTAACCATGAGCGGCGTAATTTTTCATTTGTTCGTGTATGAGAATGGGCTGTAATTAGCCATAGTGGCTCTCTTTGCTTCTTTTCTCTGTCTGCCTTGTCTCAGCGGACCAGAACAAGAATCTGGTTCGGCCCCACCCGCTTCAGGACTCGGTACCCCTTCTCCGACGCGGTTGCCACCCCACGCTCGCCAGGTCGGCAGTAGCCTCCCGGAACGCAGGTACCATCGTCTCGCGCGAGCAGCTTGCCGAGAAGCCCTACGGCAGCCCATTCTGGACGCTGCATACGGGGGATATATACCTGTCTAGGATCGTATGAAGGATGTAACACCGGATGAATCCGTCTTCCTGCCGGGATCACTACATTTCCCTCAGGGTCTCTTTGCTCGGGGACATCAGACTCTTCATAG containing:
- a CDS encoding erythromycin esterase family protein — translated: MRCRPEQWGYLIFNTKEMTDLIEWIRVYNNNPDNDQKVRIIGM
- a CDS encoding erythromycin esterase family protein, with protein sequence MNLSELNGESPEFTWIEQHAAVIEHFTKMMGYLPEKPKDFYNQYDIAMYENARWTEEKLGKSIVWAHNGHTAKTNLLPQVYDEIAGQHRRSSIF
- a CDS encoding Ger(x)C family spore germination C-terminal domain-containing protein, whose protein sequence is MTRSPDNIAGHPYFDPQTGKVGEADCPADLTKSPEIRNLQQQWKVVTKRNVEEAVKAVQRMNSDIFGFLEVVERDQPKAWKKMKDKWGDIFPTCWVEVQVEQEILRTGMRTKSSMSGK
- a CDS encoding ABC transporter substrate-binding protein, whose amino-acid sequence is MNKKLVMLLVSLMLIFSLAACSGGSGNGNSSNSKNDPVRTNAASEDSSNDSAATNASEGTNDVAEGAGDSKETPEMDFDMGGRVIKIVNFWSLEIPEDNPDNIQRKKNLEALMKKHNFKVEYVVLDQAEYQNKVTASLLAGEPVGDIISLARSYAIPTLVSQDLLWPVDEYTKNDKVFDPNVSNKIMQYKGRGYGFGGYPGGATGFFYNRTLMKNLGMKPLQEYVDEDNWNWETFIQVIKEANKDTNNDGKLDTWGLAGAGFLDSALASNETGLTKEDKQSLDDPRTVEVLNFLSKLSTEKLVRPSEGGDWTEPSQFFRQGNTLLYLSGAYEAEGLKKDMKDFEFGFIPFPKGPNGTSYNTPDSNPWAMVIPKAVENPEQLVYIWEKIETYDSIYNYYLQSWYETLFDNEVDINNVKVASNRFYLDSLASFPSMPYYKFADDINKGQSVSTVIETYKTPFQAAIDEVYKK
- a CDS encoding transposase — its product is MLLEDIPIAGQMRSVKGLGTIYIAAILSGAGDLTQYAHGRQLLRKAGLNLAESMSGKRKGEVILSKRGSAVLRKYMYLATLTLTGVNPLFRQLHEDNLKVKHMSKQNSILKLLGKLARILIGMVHSGESFTPEKTVHPLVQAA
- a CDS encoding helix-turn-helix domain-containing protein, which codes for MNTVYLNWFTDDEQFPFFIQYGGHEEDTNLHQHEDFTELVIVLNGNATHVVNSETYFIKTGDVFVIHEATPHAYINPHEFKICNIMFRSELFRIAGPDLKVSNGFKALFVLEPFYYNLQPFHSRLSLSVPSMEHVSSVISVMINEYNEKLPCHQTMLISRFMELVVYLSRQYDSQKNGMDRNLMHLANALSYIEDHYLEPLTLEEIAAKSNISVRHLNRIFQSYYQTTPISYLQQLRLSRARTLLRQCRLPITNISYECGFNDSNYFTRRFTKVYGLSPRAYRQTMR
- a CDS encoding IS110 family transposase; translated protein: MMNWTRVRGIVLSTRHLSFKNTAEGFEKLQRAKRNKENRDNCQSKSDPKDALVIADVVSRGYYYEYSRQTESYQRLKVMMSDREFWVTGSVRLQNRIIRWLRKHMQRAGGCSGIQKAAELLFKANQSVGDITSLHEAKQDLGR
- a CDS encoding serine hydrolase domain-containing protein, translated to MNKISMLTVSTMITATLLLPLSGTGFAKQTDPLVTTYSQDSQTKAKQLIDEAANHQNIPGIIVASSNKGSKWAYASGEASIYGTDPVKTNFTFRIGSLTKTFTAMVILQLVDEQKLNLDDTIEKWLPDVVKGTEYEGDHITIRQLLNQTSGIPDYSEHKDILDKLLPNPLHSFTVDELVRSGLNMKATSKPGEKWVYSNTNTVLAGMIIKKATGETYGQHIRKRFIAPLKLTSTYVPDDYSFIPGEHARGYFVLDGQFIDRTEMNPSWADAAGSMISTADDLNTFFSAILSGKLLKPATLDQMLTGVETPVGEYGLGIVGTKLTNGITIWGHGGNFPGFATFAGGTRGGDYVQTLNINAMPSEINTLPLSKSIAEQLIGSSSH
- a CDS encoding erythromycin esterase family protein, translating into MNKKLLTRLALTTIGSISLAGCSTEEIPSTPSSSGNTPASKLETAMKDNQTPLQWLEKNASKLTTTEPRASLEDLQPLKEMIGSASIVGLGEASHGMHEIFTMKHRIVQYMVTELGFTNLVLEENWGKGLMLDQYVLTGKGHPGKILSPVFNNKEMTQMLEWIRDYNANPKHPNKVRVIGMDQKKLDEHVFNKISDYIQQSNPNLISQLNDKMKELISATKDEESFEKLPKDEKEKHLSNARSIIELLEKNKVNAGKQKEAYAWALHSARIIEQFIHMLLAEQQPEFFLRHDIAMYENAKWTQEQWGKTIVWGHNGHISKTNTLPFVYPEMSGQHLAKHYGDKYVSIGTSIHSGSYNVVNESGKFGPYGTVRIDDPHSINYTVGQVKHDQFFVDLRKASGSVKTWLDETRPLFAGITALGPEVPLFVDAAFGKTFDIFFYIKKVTPSQMNE